One genomic segment of Labeo rohita strain BAU-BD-2019 chromosome 14, IGBB_LRoh.1.0, whole genome shotgun sequence includes these proteins:
- the LOC127175886 gene encoding protein INSYN2B isoform X2, translating to MSLDRVRRCEVNGRHVVKTASRNHVTQDRTSQESEVYCQIKANPNQSVPRGSLKRTPRYVNGSIVAPEVVGGVCSEGAESEEVRRQSQTTTRECRRGQSLKGEASRPAIGSYTTAPRPCRVMTSSPRLCTSCGRRQSQAPPCMAPACRKRAASQVQASMTLPTPPRKSCSPRLQKRNSAVAQPTYAQIPNHTTQNACSAPLQSTKKDVKTEASTQSEKSKNGLTTHKTQHTQTRVKTESTAQDTKDKCATTQTHKSATSKPIGCESQATPTPPPKKDLKPIQIKCKPAPPELLIGSGAELKPQPLPPPPSEPKTETETDSKDTHPPPTDDIPQCNGAPGVLHGLLQNVEENLLYNQEKIKVLLNVIQDLERNKAMSEGRCSYRTGQDINNCSTCQKTACIIYSVEHDFRVQEGRFQSILEALDEAEYDVPTPVPKPAHIRPRTKSRVKKLRKKCFWWL from the exons ATGTCGCTGGATCGGGTGAGGCGTTGTGAGGTCAACGGAAGGCACGTTGTGAAGACAGCGTCCAGGAACCATGTGACACAAGACAGGACGTCCCAGGAAAGCGAGGTGTACTGTCAAATCAAAGCCAATCCAAACCAATCCGTTCCAAGAGGGAGTTTAAAAAGAACTCCTCGGTATGTTAACGGAAGTATCGTTGCGCCCGAGGTGGTGGGCGGAGTTTGCAGCGAAGGGGCAGAGTCTGAGGAAGTGAGACGGCAGAGTCAAACGACGACACGTGAATGTAGGCGGGGCCAGTCGCTGAAAGGGGAGGCGTCCAGGCCGGCCATCGGCTCATACACCACAGCCCCTCGCCCATGTCGCGTGATGACATCATCGCCCAGACTGTGCACCAGCTGTGGGCGGAGACAGTCTCAAGCTCCGCCCTGCATGGCGCCCGCTTGTCGCAAACGAGCCGCCAGTCAGGTTCAAGCGAGCATGACGCTTCCGACGCCCCCGAGGAAAAGCTGTTCGCCTCGTTTGCAGAAACGAAACTCCGCGGTTGCGCAGCCAACGTATGCGCAAATTCCCAATCACACAACGCAAAACGCATGCTCCGCCCCCTTGCAATCCACCAAAAAAGATGTGAAAACTGAAGCATCTACGCAGTCTGAAAAATCCAAAAATGGCTTGACGACACACAAAACGCAACACACGCAAACACGAGTCAAAACCGAATCAACTGCACAAGACACAAAGGACAAGTGTGCGACCACGCAAACGCACAAATCCGCCACATCTAAACCAATTGGCTGTGAGTCTCAAGCCACACCCACTCCTCCACCCAAGAAAGACTTGAAACCAATACAGATTAAATGTAAACCAGCACCTCCAGAGCTTTTGATTGGCTCAGGGGCGGAGCTTAAACCACAACCCCTGCCCCCTCCTCCATCAGAGCCTAAAACTGAGACAGAAACGGACTCTAAAGACACCCACCCACCTCCAACAGACgatatcccacaatgcaacgGTGCACCTGGAGTTCTACACGGACTGCTGCAGAATGTAGAAGAAAACCTGCTGTATAATCAGGAAAAGATCAAAGTTCTTCTCAATGTCATTCAGGATCTGGAGAGGAACAAAGCAATGAGTGAAGG gcgtTGTTCTTACAGAACAGGTCAGGACATCAACAACTGCTCAACCTGCCAGAAAACAGCCTGCATTATATACAG TGTGGAGCACGACTTCCGTGTGCAGGAGGGACGATTTCAGAGCATTCTGGAGGCCTTGGATGAAGCAGAGTACGATGTTCCCACCCCCGTCCCAAAGCCTGCCCACATACGACCTCGAACCAAGAGCCGTGTCAAGAAACTGCGAAAGAAGTGTTTCTGGTGGCTGTAG
- the LOC127175886 gene encoding protein INSYN2B isoform X1 encodes MGRRAADASNAVPTLEVPLAGGRAVLSQKWGPLCSVGVQTSPGLRSLPSLKKRTQTVSTANGPTAETMSLDRVRRCEVNGRHVVKTASRNHVTQDRTSQESEVYCQIKANPNQSVPRGSLKRTPRYVNGSIVAPEVVGGVCSEGAESEEVRRQSQTTTRECRRGQSLKGEASRPAIGSYTTAPRPCRVMTSSPRLCTSCGRRQSQAPPCMAPACRKRAASQVQASMTLPTPPRKSCSPRLQKRNSAVAQPTYAQIPNHTTQNACSAPLQSTKKDVKTEASTQSEKSKNGLTTHKTQHTQTRVKTESTAQDTKDKCATTQTHKSATSKPIGCESQATPTPPPKKDLKPIQIKCKPAPPELLIGSGAELKPQPLPPPPSEPKTETETDSKDTHPPPTDDIPQCNGAPGVLHGLLQNVEENLLYNQEKIKVLLNVIQDLERNKAMSEGRCSYRTGQDINNCSTCQKTACIIYSVEHDFRVQEGRFQSILEALDEAEYDVPTPVPKPAHIRPRTKSRVKKLRKKCFWWL; translated from the exons ATGGGCCGACGAGCAGCTGACGCATCCAATGCGGTGCCGACACTAGAGGTGCCTCTGGCTGGTGGGCGGGCTGTCCTGTCTCAAAAATGGGGTCCTTTGTGCAGCGTTGGTGTCCAAACATCGCCGGGTCTTCGCTCGCTTCCGTCATTAAAGAAGAGGACTCAAACTGTGAGCACGGCCAATGGACCGACTGCCGAAACCATGTCGCTGGATCGGGTGAGGCGTTGTGAGGTCAACGGAAGGCACGTTGTGAAGACAGCGTCCAGGAACCATGTGACACAAGACAGGACGTCCCAGGAAAGCGAGGTGTACTGTCAAATCAAAGCCAATCCAAACCAATCCGTTCCAAGAGGGAGTTTAAAAAGAACTCCTCGGTATGTTAACGGAAGTATCGTTGCGCCCGAGGTGGTGGGCGGAGTTTGCAGCGAAGGGGCAGAGTCTGAGGAAGTGAGACGGCAGAGTCAAACGACGACACGTGAATGTAGGCGGGGCCAGTCGCTGAAAGGGGAGGCGTCCAGGCCGGCCATCGGCTCATACACCACAGCCCCTCGCCCATGTCGCGTGATGACATCATCGCCCAGACTGTGCACCAGCTGTGGGCGGAGACAGTCTCAAGCTCCGCCCTGCATGGCGCCCGCTTGTCGCAAACGAGCCGCCAGTCAGGTTCAAGCGAGCATGACGCTTCCGACGCCCCCGAGGAAAAGCTGTTCGCCTCGTTTGCAGAAACGAAACTCCGCGGTTGCGCAGCCAACGTATGCGCAAATTCCCAATCACACAACGCAAAACGCATGCTCCGCCCCCTTGCAATCCACCAAAAAAGATGTGAAAACTGAAGCATCTACGCAGTCTGAAAAATCCAAAAATGGCTTGACGACACACAAAACGCAACACACGCAAACACGAGTCAAAACCGAATCAACTGCACAAGACACAAAGGACAAGTGTGCGACCACGCAAACGCACAAATCCGCCACATCTAAACCAATTGGCTGTGAGTCTCAAGCCACACCCACTCCTCCACCCAAGAAAGACTTGAAACCAATACAGATTAAATGTAAACCAGCACCTCCAGAGCTTTTGATTGGCTCAGGGGCGGAGCTTAAACCACAACCCCTGCCCCCTCCTCCATCAGAGCCTAAAACTGAGACAGAAACGGACTCTAAAGACACCCACCCACCTCCAACAGACgatatcccacaatgcaacgGTGCACCTGGAGTTCTACACGGACTGCTGCAGAATGTAGAAGAAAACCTGCTGTATAATCAGGAAAAGATCAAAGTTCTTCTCAATGTCATTCAGGATCTGGAGAGGAACAAAGCAATGAGTGAAGG gcgtTGTTCTTACAGAACAGGTCAGGACATCAACAACTGCTCAACCTGCCAGAAAACAGCCTGCATTATATACAG TGTGGAGCACGACTTCCGTGTGCAGGAGGGACGATTTCAGAGCATTCTGGAGGCCTTGGATGAAGCAGAGTACGATGTTCCCACCCCCGTCCCAAAGCCTGCCCACATACGACCTCGAACCAAGAGCCGTGTCAAGAAACTGCGAAAGAAGTGTTTCTGGTGGCTGTAG